From a single Ciconia boyciana chromosome 4, ASM3463844v1, whole genome shotgun sequence genomic region:
- the NFIL3 gene encoding nuclear factor interleukin-3-regulated protein, with product MQLRKMQTLKKEHGPVDTSSNVDKIMVLKSTLAEVSEELSTNEDILLTEASSGKSKSSACRRKREFIPDEKKDAMYWEKRRKNNEAAKRSREKRRLNDLVLENKLIALGEENATLKAELLSLKLKFGLISSAAYAQEIQKLSSSTTVYFQDYQSSKSNINSFVDEHEPSIVGSSCISVIKHSPQSSMSDVSEISSVEHTQPSRIQSNCRSPENKFQIIKQEPMELEREPRDDRGSYKASIYPNYMGATFNVYSHSPPLLQVNRSSSNSPRTSETDDGVVGKSSDGEDEQQVPKGPIHSPVEHKNVHATVKVPEVNSSALPHKLRIKAKAMQVKVEAMDNDYDATQKLSSPIDMSSKRHFELEKHGAQNLVHSSHTPFSVQVTNIQDWSLKPELWHQKELNVKIQSGCKTGVVEIKDNIYNVSESENLYLKQGIANLSAEVASLKRLITTQQISASDSG from the coding sequence atgcagctgagaaaaatgcaGACCCTTAAAAAGGAACACGGACCTGTTGACACAAGTAGCAATGTGGACAAAATCATGGTACTTAAGTCTACTTTAGCAGAAGTGTCTGAAGAATTGTCTACAAATGAAGATATACTACTTACTGAAGCAAGTAGTGGAAAAAGCAAATCTTCAGCTTGCCGGAGAAAGCGAGAATTCAttccagatgaaaagaaagatgctATGTATTGGGAGAAAAGGcgaaaaaataatgaagctgCCAAAAGATCTCGTGAAAAACGACGACTGAATGACCTTGTCTTAGAGAACAAACTAAttgcactgggagaggagaaTGCCACTTTGAAGGCGGAGCTGCTTTCGTTGAAGCTAAAGTTTGGTTTAATCAGTTCTGCCGCCTATGCCCAAGAGATACAGAAACTCAGTAGCTCAACAACTGTGTATTTCCAAGACTATCAGAGTTCCAAATCAAATATTAACTCATTTGTAGATGAACATGAACCATCTATAGTTGGTAGCAGTTGTATTTCTGTCATTAAACATTCTCCTCAAAGCTCAATGTCCGATGTGTCTGAAATATCATCCGTAGAGCATACTCAACCGAGTCGTATACAAAGCAACTGCAGAAGTCCTGAAAATAAGTTCCAGATTATAAAACAGGAGCCCATGGAATTAGAGAGAGAGCCAAGAGATGACAGAGGTTCATATAAAGCATCCATATATCCAAACTACATGGGAGCTACCTTTAACGTGTACTCAcattctcctcctctcttgcaAGTTAATAGGTCCTCCAGTAACTCCCCCAGAACGTCAGAAACTGATGATGGTGTAGTTGGAAAGTCATCTGATGGAGAAGATGAACAGCAGGTTCCTAAGGGTCCAATCCATTCCCCAGTTGAACATAAAAATGTTCATGCAACAGTTAAAGTTCCAGAAGTGAATTCTTCAGCTTTGCCTCACAAGCTTCGAATAAAAGCCAAAGCCATGCAAGTTAAAGTGGAAGCAATGGATAATGACTATGACGCAACACAGAAATTGTCATCACCCATTGACATGTCctcaaaaagacattttgagcTTGAAAAACATGGTGCACAAAACTTGGTGCATTCTTCTCACACTCCTTTCTCGGTTCAAGTGACTAACATCCAAGACTGGTCACTTAAACCAGAACTCTGGCATCAGAAGGAACTCAATGTAAAAATTCAGAGTGGTTGCAAAACTGGAGTTgttgaaataaaagacaatatCTACAATGTCTCTGAGTCAGAGAACCTGTATTTGAAGCAGGGCATAGCAAACTTATCTGCAGAGGTTGCTTCACTTAAAAGACTTATAACTACACAACAAATCTCTGCATCAGACTCTGGTTAA